The sequence AGCAGAAAACAATATGGTACAGCAAAAAGAAGAAATCAGCTATACATACAGGTCTGGCATGCTGCAATTGGATTCAAGCCTTTAGGTTTGTTTAGAGGAAAGTTATTTCCAAAGATGGCTTATTTGGTCAGTGAGCATGATTCAAAGCTTGCAGATTATGTAATATCCAATTCAGAGTGGTGTACAAAACTGATTCCAGATCAACTTATTTATACAGGAAAAATTATAAAGACAGGTTCCCCTCGTTGTGATGTTTTTTTTACAAGACGGGAAGAGGTATATACAGGGCTTCGCAAACGGTATGATATACCGCAAGATGCAAGTATTGTTCTATTTGCTCCAACTTTTAGGGGGGGAAGCCAAAAAGGAAGCCGGCAGGTATTTGTGGAAGAACCTACTCTTGATTTTGAACGAATGGTAAATGTATTGCAACAGAAATTTGGCGGTACATGGTTCGTATTCCTGCGTCTGCATCCGCAATTGGCGGCGCAGCTCGAGCAGTTTCCCTTAAAAAATGGAATTATCAATATGATAGATGTAAGCCAAGCCGATGATATGAATGAATTGGCAGCGGCATCGGATGTGTTGATAACCGACTATTCCAGTTCAGTGTTTGACGTTATTAATATGTATATGCCGGTTTTTATTTATGCTGATGATTTGGAAGAGTATATAAGAGAACGAGGGGAGTTAATGTGGGATATGTATTCCTTACCGTTTTCGGTGGCCAGGAATAATGATGAGTTAATTGTAAATATAGCAAAATTTGATGCTGAGGAATATAGAAAGAAAATTGATGAGTTTTCCAAGGAGCATGAGGTAATGGAAGATGGGCATGCCAGTGAAAGGGTTATGAGGGTAATAGAGAGGTTTATAGGTGAAGGCTAACTTATTACTTCATGTAATAATCTTTACTAAACTTAAAACATTAGACAATTGTATTTTATAGATGGAGGTTTTGGATATAAAAAGCTTAATAAGTCGTATCAGTACAAATGAAGATATGTTAGCTACAAAGTTTATGTGATGAATGGGTGTGATTTGAGTGGAAATTGATAACACAACAGAATTAATAAGTATTTTACGTTCATATAAAATAGCAATTTATGGAGCAGGATATGTTGCAACAAGATTTTATCAATCATTAAAAGAACATGAACTTGATGGTAACGTGTTTTCGTTTGTTACTACAACAGGCAGTGAATTTGATATAGATGGAAAATCAGTAGTAGCAATTGAACAATTGGAAGTTGATGAGCGAATGATAGTATGCGTGGCAGTTCACGAATCTATAAAGGATGATATTATTGTTGGTTTAATGGAAAAAGGTATTGATAGATATGTTTGGATTTATCCCTTTTTATACAGCTTGATGCTTGGAACACCAATGTATAGGAATGTTAATGTACCTATTTCACAAATATGGAACGCAGTTAGGGATGATTATAGTATAGCGATACGATACCTTGTAATAGATAATTATTATGGGAGAAATTTAAACGGATATGAAATCTACATAAAGTTTTTATCGCTATTTATTAATGAAAAAACAGCGGATAAACGTTTAAACCAGTTTATCAGATTGATAAAAGGCTGGGAGCAGAATGGGTATGATACAAGCAAATGTTCCTCCATATTTGAAGATTATAAGATTTTGGATGGTATGCACAGAATAGCTGTAGCAAGCTATTTCAATCAAGAGTTCATAATGTGTAATATTTATCCTATGACCAAAAATATTTCTGAAATACATAGTAAAGCCGCCGTTTTTACAAAACAAAGTGCATTAGATGCTGGATTTGGGCCGGAAGTTATTTCATTGTTGAATGAAGCCAATCAAAGAATTGAGGAGCAGTACAAATGAAGGTTAGCGTAATTGTACCAGTATACAATGTGTATGACTGGTTGGATGCCTGTATGGAATCCATTGTGAACCAAAGTTTTAGGGATTTTGAGATAATTCTGATTGAAGACGGCTCGACAGACGGTTCTGACTTAAAATGCGAGGAATGGGCAAAAAGCGACCAGCGAGTTAAGGTATTGAAACAAAAAAACTCAGGACCATCGATAGCAAGAAACAAAGGAATGAAAGTGGCTAAGGGAGAATACTTATCCTTTATAGATTCTGATGACTGGGTGGATAAGGATTTTCTAAAAAAAATGTATGATGCTGCATCACAAAACGATGCAGATATGGTAGAGTGCGATGTATACAGGGTGGATGACAGAACAGGAGAGAGAACATACCGTGTATGTTCAGGTAATTTAGGTCAACTCTATACTGCTAGAGAGCACATGAAATATGGGTATACAGCTATCTGGAAATGTCTAGTTAGAAAGGAACTTTTTTTAAAGTATGAAATCGAGTTTCCAGATTGCCACAGTGAAGCAAAAGCAATTTATCCATTGCTATTGGCATTGAGTAATAAAATTATTAATGTAAGTGAAGGCCTTTATTTTTACAGGCGTTTTAGGAAAGATTCGCTCACTGCTAAACCAAGACAAAATAATGGTGATGAGTTTGCGATAGGTATTCGTGCATTTGATGCTTTGCTTCAGGGATTCATTAAGAATGGAATCTATCAGAAGTACAGTTCAGTACTCGAAGAAACTGTGAAGTTTAAGTTATCCGATATGTTGGCTGCCACATTTTACAGAAGAGACAAAGACGAGTACAAACAACTTGTGGGAAGTTATCAGACTTATATTGCACAAAAGTTTCCTGATTCACTGGATTACACCTATGCTACAGTGGGAGGTTATAATTTAAACAGAATTTTGTGGAATATGAATATGCTCCACAATCCCTATTGTAGATTTAACTTTTCTAGCCTCATTGGAATCATGCATCCAATTAACGAGAAACTGAAATTTTATCACAAGAATAAATATAGGATGATGATGATCTGTAGAGACTTTTATTCTGAATTTTGGGATGTCATGAAAGAGGAATCACCACAATATCTTTGCATGGATTTCATAGAGGAAAGATTTGATGTGATTCAATACAAGGACTCCTACATTACTAAAAGTGATGCATTTGATGGGGCGGATTTCCATTTGACTGGGATGCATATTTTGTCTCGCAGGAGCAAAGAATGTATGGATTTGTGGAAGAAAAGTTGTATTGATTTCATTTATAAGTTACAAACAGAATATCCAACCACGAAAATTATTCTTATAAAAACTTTTTTATGTGAGCAATATGGCAGTAATATGGTCAGAGAAGATTACCCAAATCATTTGGATATCAGAGAGATGAACCGGATATTAGAGGCGTACTATCAATTTTTTGCGAATAAATGCCCAAGTGTAACTGTAATCGAAGTGGCTGGAAGCGAACTGTATTTTACAGATGAAAATTATGAGTACGGTAAATTGCCTTCACATTTAAATGATCTGACAAATAGGGAAATTGCTGCTAAAATAGAAGCAAAAATCATAGGAGGAATTAGTTAATGGAACTTTCAGGCTTACAACAGGTATACAGTAAATTAGGAGATGATGTGTCTAGAGAAATCTATATGCACCGAATTATGCTTTCAATTTCCGGGGGAGGGGAGCAAGGGGATACAAAGCTTGCCCGAACAAATGAAGCATTAATGCAATTTAGTTGTCTGTTAAAGAAGCATTCTGGTAAAATTGTGGTTATGGGATTGGGGTACAGAGGGAAGCAGTTGGTTCATTTTTACCGGGGTATTCAATGGAAATGTATTATTGATAATAATCCTAAAGAGGATATCTATGAAGGTATTCCAGTGCTGAAGACAACGGAATTCCTGAAAGATTATGCTGGAGAGATAATAGTTATTGCTTCTAGAGTTTACGAATTAGAGATGTATGAGCAACTTAGAGAGCATGGAATAAAAGAGGATAATATTATCAATTATGGGAACATTTTAGAGAAATTAATGCACGATCAGTATTTTGATTTACCAGAGCTGCCAATATCTGATGAGGAAGTGTTTGTGGATTTGGGATGTTTTGATGCAATGACGTCTATTGAGCTGAAAAAAAGAATTGGAAATAAATTGAAATCTGTTATAGCTTTCGAACCAGATGAAATGAGAATAAAGGAATGTAAGGAAAACCTCGAAGCGGCACATATTGATTACAAGTTAATAGAAAAAGGTGGTTGGAGTAAAGAAACGTCACTTCACTTTATGAACGTTAATGGGCTTTTGACAATAGGTGACATTGGAGAAGAAGTGAAAGTAACCTCTGTAGATCATGTTCTTGATGGTGAAAAAGCCTCCTTTATCAAAATGGACATTGAAGGAGCTGAATACGAGGCATTAAGGGGGTGCCGAAACACAATACAAAAATACAAACCTAAGTTGGCCATTTGTATTTATCATAAACTCACTGATATATTTGAAATTCCCGCTTTAATTCTAGAGTATTGTCCTGAATACAAATTTTATTTAAGGCATTATTCACCGTTTCATGTGGAAACTGTTTTGTACGGAATTCCGAAGATGTAAGGGGAATAAAATGTTTGAAAGACAAAATTTTTGATAAGAATTTCCCAACAAAGATTTTCAATAAATATGGAGGCATGAAAATAAAGCAATAGTTATTGTAGAAGTCAGTCAGAGGGAATAAAACAGATTTGTATTATTACATAATATAAAAATATATCGGTTTAGCCTTGACTTTGAATAATAAAAAGGACCAACTAAAATGGTTCTTAAAATTTAACTTGGCTTTATAAAAAATGAATGAGTGTAGAGCGTATAATACAGTAAAAGGGAGATTAATATGAAATTAAAGAATATACTTGATTCACTTTTTTGTAATAAGCAGCATTCAGATTTAGAAATAAAGTGGATAATATTTGGAGCAGGAAGTCGAGGGCAACGTTTACTTTATATGCTTAAAAAAAATGGTATAGCAGTTGAGTATTTCTGTGATAATGATATTAGAAAGCAAGGAAGTATTATATGCGGTATTTCAGTTGTGGGTATTGAGCAACTTATTAGGAATAAAGAAAACTATCATATATTAGTCTCTCCTTATAACGGTTGGGAGATTGTAACAATGTTAAAGGAAAAAGGATTCCGCTACGTTATGACACCTGATGTATTTGAATTGGTTGTATGTTGGGAAAACATGAGATATTCTGCAAATAAAGTAAGTTTCCCTCCCCTTGGACATTTTTATTCGCTATATCCAGACTTTGAAGAGATAAGGAGTAAAGAAGAGTTATTATTCTCCCTAGAAAGGGATATAAAGGACATAGATTTTAATGAAGAGGCCCAAATAGAAACATTACATAAAATGAGTCTTCTATATGATACTATACCTCAATGGGAAGATATCACTGTATCTGCAGGTACAAGTATGTTGCGATATAGATATAATAACCCGAGTCTAAGTCCGGGAGATACTATTGGTTTGCACTGTATGCTACGCATCTTAACCCCCAAAAGAGTCCTTGAGGTTGGATCAGGATATTCTTCTGCTGTTATGCTTGATACGAACGAATATTATTTAAATAATCAAGTTAAATTAAAATTTATTGAACCCTATCCGAGTTTGTTAAAATCTTTATTAAAGACAAACGATAAGATTGAATTGCTACCTATGAGATTACAGGATGTTCCACTTAATGTATTTGAAGAATTGGAAGAGGGAGATATTTTATTTATTGATTCAACTCATGTGTCTAAAGTTGGGTCAGACGTTAATTATTTATTTTTTGATATATTGCCTAAGCTCAAAAAGGGTGTTTATATACACTTACATGATATTTTTTATCCGTTTGAATATCCTAAGGAATGGATTTTTAGTGGAAGGATATGGAATGAACTATATGTTTTGAGAGCATTTTTACAAAATAACAATGATTATAAAATTTTGTTCTTTCAGAATATGATGGAAAAAAGACATATGGATAAGTTTTTGGAAAGGTGGCCGCTAGATACCCCTGTTTATGGAGGAAGTATTTGGTTACAAAAGAAAGTATAAGTGAAAAACTTAGCACTAAAAACAAAAGTGGCTTTCTATAATATTAAAGGTTATAGCCGATTACTTATGAACGATTAAAAACGAATAAAAGAAATTTCATACAGTGATAAAAAATAGTAAGAAAGTGCT is a genomic window of Lacrimispora sphenoides containing:
- a CDS encoding CDP-glycerol glycerophosphotransferase family protein, whose amino-acid sequence is MTEEKYINKRKRNAYLTSLAYHLLWILPVCKKKVVFTAFEGDGGYCCNPRYVAEALLKKDESLELVWLVNNIEKQFPKGIRKVKNTFWNRAYHLATAKVWIDNSRKQYGTAKRRNQLYIQVWHAAIGFKPLGLFRGKLFPKMAYLVSEHDSKLADYVISNSEWCTKLIPDQLIYTGKIIKTGSPRCDVFFTRREEVYTGLRKRYDIPQDASIVLFAPTFRGGSQKGSRQVFVEEPTLDFERMVNVLQQKFGGTWFVFLRLHPQLAAQLEQFPLKNGIINMIDVSQADDMNELAAASDVLITDYSSSVFDVINMYMPVFIYADDLEEYIRERGELMWDMYSLPFSVARNNDELIVNIAKFDAEEYRKKIDEFSKEHEVMEDGHASERVMRVIERFIGEG
- a CDS encoding FkbM family methyltransferase — protein: MELSGLQQVYSKLGDDVSREIYMHRIMLSISGGGEQGDTKLARTNEALMQFSCLLKKHSGKIVVMGLGYRGKQLVHFYRGIQWKCIIDNNPKEDIYEGIPVLKTTEFLKDYAGEIIVIASRVYELEMYEQLREHGIKEDNIINYGNILEKLMHDQYFDLPELPISDEEVFVDLGCFDAMTSIELKKRIGNKLKSVIAFEPDEMRIKECKENLEAAHIDYKLIEKGGWSKETSLHFMNVNGLLTIGDIGEEVKVTSVDHVLDGEKASFIKMDIEGAEYEALRGCRNTIQKYKPKLAICIYHKLTDIFEIPALILEYCPEYKFYLRHYSPFHVETVLYGIPKM
- a CDS encoding class I SAM-dependent methyltransferase; this encodes MKLKNILDSLFCNKQHSDLEIKWIIFGAGSRGQRLLYMLKKNGIAVEYFCDNDIRKQGSIICGISVVGIEQLIRNKENYHILVSPYNGWEIVTMLKEKGFRYVMTPDVFELVVCWENMRYSANKVSFPPLGHFYSLYPDFEEIRSKEELLFSLERDIKDIDFNEEAQIETLHKMSLLYDTIPQWEDITVSAGTSMLRYRYNNPSLSPGDTIGLHCMLRILTPKRVLEVGSGYSSAVMLDTNEYYLNNQVKLKFIEPYPSLLKSLLKTNDKIELLPMRLQDVPLNVFEELEEGDILFIDSTHVSKVGSDVNYLFFDILPKLKKGVYIHLHDIFYPFEYPKEWIFSGRIWNELYVLRAFLQNNNDYKILFFQNMMEKRHMDKFLERWPLDTPVYGGSIWLQKKV
- a CDS encoding glycosyltransferase encodes the protein MKVSVIVPVYNVYDWLDACMESIVNQSFRDFEIILIEDGSTDGSDLKCEEWAKSDQRVKVLKQKNSGPSIARNKGMKVAKGEYLSFIDSDDWVDKDFLKKMYDAASQNDADMVECDVYRVDDRTGERTYRVCSGNLGQLYTAREHMKYGYTAIWKCLVRKELFLKYEIEFPDCHSEAKAIYPLLLALSNKIINVSEGLYFYRRFRKDSLTAKPRQNNGDEFAIGIRAFDALLQGFIKNGIYQKYSSVLEETVKFKLSDMLAATFYRRDKDEYKQLVGSYQTYIAQKFPDSLDYTYATVGGYNLNRILWNMNMLHNPYCRFNFSSLIGIMHPINEKLKFYHKNKYRMMMICRDFYSEFWDVMKEESPQYLCMDFIEERFDVIQYKDSYITKSDAFDGADFHLTGMHILSRRSKECMDLWKKSCIDFIYKLQTEYPTTKIILIKTFLCEQYGSNMVREDYPNHLDIREMNRILEAYYQFFANKCPSVTVIEVAGSELYFTDENYEYGKLPSHLNDLTNREIAAKIEAKIIGGIS